The following coding sequences lie in one Streptomyces venezuelae genomic window:
- a CDS encoding DUF742 domain-containing protein: MSRPGRDDSPDRLYTLTGGRSRSAPDAPFDLVTLVVAESGPVPGMQSEHAAILRLCHLPTATVEIAAELGLPVSITRILLSDLLDAGRISARHPRAAADHSLPDPDILEQVLVGLRNL, translated from the coding sequence ATGAGCCGCCCCGGCCGGGACGACTCCCCCGACCGGCTGTACACCCTCACCGGAGGACGCAGCCGGTCGGCGCCCGACGCCCCCTTCGACCTGGTGACCCTCGTCGTCGCCGAGTCCGGCCCGGTGCCGGGCATGCAGTCCGAACACGCCGCGATCCTGCGCCTGTGCCACCTGCCGACCGCCACGGTGGAGATCGCCGCAGAGCTCGGCCTGCCGGTGAGCATCACCCGCATCCTGCTGTCCGACCTGCTCGACGCGGGCCGGATCAGCGCCCGCCACCCGCGCGCGGCCGCCGACCACAGCCTTCCCGACCCCGACATCCTGGAGCAGGTGCTCGTTGGACTCCGCAACCTCTGA
- the serC gene encoding phosphoserine transaminase, with protein sequence MAEIQIPADMKPADGRFGAGPSKVRTEALDALAATGTSLLGTSHRQAPVKNLVGRVREGIADLFSLPEGYEVILGNGGSTAFWDVATHGLIENKSQHLNFGEFSSKFAKASKLAPWLAEPTVITSDPGTHPDPKAEAGVDVYAFTHNETSTGVAAPIKRVEGADAGSLVLVDATSGAGGLPVDIAETDVYYFAPQKSFASDGGLWLAAFSPAAIERAERIHASGRHVPEFFSLPTAIDNSRKNQTYNTPALATLFLLAEQLDWMNSQGGLEFTTGRTAASSRTLYGWAEESKYATPFVTDPAKRSQVIGTIDFSDEIDAGAVAKTLRANGVVDTEPYRKLGRNQLRVAMFPAIDPADVEALTKCIDFIIERL encoded by the coding sequence GTGGCTGAGATCCAGATTCCCGCTGACATGAAGCCCGCCGACGGCCGTTTCGGCGCGGGCCCCTCCAAGGTGCGTACGGAGGCGCTGGACGCCCTGGCCGCCACCGGCACCTCCCTCCTCGGTACCTCCCACCGGCAGGCCCCGGTCAAGAACCTGGTCGGCCGCGTGCGCGAGGGCATCGCCGATCTCTTCTCCCTCCCCGAGGGGTACGAGGTGATCCTCGGCAACGGCGGCTCCACCGCGTTCTGGGACGTGGCGACGCACGGCCTGATCGAGAACAAGTCGCAGCACCTCAACTTCGGCGAGTTCTCCTCGAAGTTCGCGAAGGCGTCGAAGCTCGCCCCGTGGCTTGCCGAGCCGACCGTGATCACGAGCGACCCGGGCACGCACCCGGACCCGAAGGCGGAGGCGGGCGTCGACGTCTACGCCTTCACGCACAACGAGACGTCGACCGGCGTCGCCGCCCCGATCAAGCGGGTCGAGGGCGCCGACGCCGGCTCCCTCGTCCTCGTGGACGCCACGTCCGGCGCGGGCGGCCTGCCGGTCGACATCGCCGAGACGGACGTCTACTACTTCGCCCCGCAGAAGTCCTTCGCCTCCGACGGCGGCCTGTGGCTGGCCGCGTTCTCCCCGGCGGCGATCGAGCGCGCCGAGCGGATCCACGCGTCGGGCCGGCACGTCCCGGAGTTCTTCTCGCTGCCCACGGCGATCGACAACTCCCGCAAGAACCAGACGTACAACACCCCGGCGCTCGCCACGCTCTTCCTGCTCGCCGAGCAGCTGGACTGGATGAACTCGCAGGGCGGCCTGGAGTTCACGACGGGCCGCACGGCCGCGTCGTCGCGCACGCTGTACGGCTGGGCCGAGGAGTCCAAGTACGCGACGCCGTTCGTCACGGACCCGGCGAAGCGGTCGCAGGTCATCGGCACGATCGACTTCTCGGACGAGATCGACGCCGGCGCTGTCGCGAAGACGTTGCGGGCGAATGGGGTCGTCGACACGGAGCCGTACCGGAAGCTGGGCCGCAACCAGTTGCGCGTGGCGATGTTCCCGGCGATCGATCCTGCGGATGTCGAGGCGCTGACCAAGTGCATCGACTTCATCATCGAGCGACTTTGA
- a CDS encoding ATP-binding protein, which yields MTAPTPLARPGTEQPPLRPSVFVLLASALVTAALTGAAVALAPTSIQTPLAWGAGAASLALTASVTVAFHSTRTTALLRRRLAAAHQDATRLIHEQAARTEEFHRERTALTEHFVRERNELTVRARAAESERAAALAASANAAGRMQALATGMLADLREMEGRHADEDVLTDLLHLDHRTAQAGRIADSVAVLTGARSGRRWARPIVMESILRGAMGRIGGYQRVRVHSASEVAVAGHAAEGVMHALAELLDNAANFSPPTSEVHVYIEEVAAGVIISVEDSGLVMGPVQQRRAEQAVSGETKGLAGLSGTRLGLAVVGRLARKHGLTVSFRPSARGGTGVLLLIPQELLTRPSETTTAPPPVPASLTAASSTTTAALPPAATTASPAPANAREGTRGDVRTEHRADPGVQELPTRRRDGEYAHPPVAPSPRTDPGRTAEATPDAPLPKRPRGRTLAAAERARADSDTGETRRPRAATAADTAARFSSFRQAVRTTPTDPSAPSEDLDVSPDATATPSHPEGDTPR from the coding sequence ATGACCGCGCCAACCCCCCTAGCGCGCCCCGGGACGGAGCAACCTCCGCTGCGTCCGTCCGTGTTCGTCCTGCTGGCCAGTGCCCTGGTCACCGCGGCGCTCACCGGAGCCGCCGTCGCCCTCGCACCCACTTCCATACAGACCCCCCTGGCCTGGGGCGCGGGCGCCGCGTCCCTGGCGCTCACCGCATCGGTGACAGTGGCCTTCCACTCCACCCGCACCACCGCCCTGCTGCGCCGCCGCCTGGCCGCCGCCCACCAGGACGCCACACGCCTGATCCACGAACAGGCCGCCCGCACCGAGGAGTTCCACCGCGAGCGCACCGCCCTCACGGAGCACTTCGTCCGTGAGCGCAACGAGCTGACGGTGCGCGCCCGCGCCGCCGAGTCCGAGCGCGCCGCCGCCCTCGCCGCCAGCGCCAACGCCGCGGGCCGCATGCAGGCCCTGGCCACCGGCATGCTCGCCGACCTCCGCGAGATGGAGGGCAGGCACGCCGACGAGGACGTCCTCACCGACCTCCTCCACCTCGACCACAGGACCGCGCAGGCCGGCCGCATCGCCGACTCCGTGGCCGTCCTCACCGGCGCCCGCTCGGGCCGCCGCTGGGCCCGCCCCATCGTCATGGAGTCGATCCTGCGCGGCGCGATGGGCCGCATCGGCGGCTACCAGCGCGTGCGCGTCCACTCGGCCAGCGAGGTCGCCGTGGCGGGCCACGCCGCCGAGGGCGTCATGCACGCCCTCGCCGAACTCCTCGACAACGCTGCCAACTTCTCGCCGCCCACCTCCGAAGTGCACGTCTACATCGAGGAAGTCGCGGCCGGCGTCATCATCTCCGTAGAGGACAGCGGCCTGGTGATGGGCCCCGTGCAGCAGCGCCGGGCCGAACAGGCGGTCTCCGGCGAGACCAAGGGCCTCGCCGGTCTCTCCGGCACGCGACTCGGTCTCGCGGTGGTCGGCAGGCTGGCCCGCAAGCACGGCCTGACGGTGTCGTTCCGCCCCTCGGCGAGAGGCGGCACGGGCGTACTCCTCCTGATCCCCCAGGAGTTGCTCACCCGCCCCTCGGAGACGACAACGGCCCCGCCCCCGGTCCCGGCATCCCTGACGGCAGCGTCGTCCACGACGACAGCGGCACTCCCACCGGCCGCCACCACCGCGTCGCCCGCACCCGCGAACGCACGGGAGGGGACGCGGGGGGATGTGCGCACGGAGCACCGAGCGGACCCGGGCGTCCAGGAACTTCCGACGCGGCGCAGGGATGGCGAGTACGCACATCCCCCCGTGGCCCCGTCCCCACGGACGGACCCCGGGCGCACGGCCGAAGCCACCCCCGACGCCCCCCTCCCCAAGCGCCCCCGAGGCCGCACCCTCGCCGCGGCGGAACGCGCCCGCGCGGACAGCGACACGGGAGAGACCCGGCGCCCCCGCGCCGCCACCGCCGCGGACACCGCGGCCCGCTTCAGCAGCTTCCGCCAGGCAGTCCGCACCACGCCCACGGACCCTTCGGCCCCGTCCGAAGACCTGGACGTGAGCCCGGACGCCACCGCAACCCCCTCGCACCCGGAAGGCGACACCCCCCGATGA
- a CDS encoding ATP-binding cassette domain-containing protein, with protein MKDPINGNGFAVRAEGLEKRYGEKRALDGFDLHVEQGTVHGLLGPNGAGKTTAVRILSTLVRLDGGRAEVAGADVVRESALVRGRIGLTGQYAAVDEILTGRQNLEMFGRLFHLGARRAARRAQELLEQFHLEDAAEKGAGQYSGGMRRRLDLAASMILAPAVLFLDEPTTGLDPRSRLEVWDAVRGLVADGTTVLLTTQYLEEADRLASRITVIDRGRAIADDTPDGLKNTVGGSHLDVVVRDHADLPAALRAVSRVCDGEPLAVDVERRVQGAVTDRVAALTEVARTLRDEGVAVEDIGLRRPSLDDVFLRLTGQTSATTTEKTKQEVAA; from the coding sequence ATGAAGGACCCGATCAACGGGAACGGCTTCGCGGTGCGGGCCGAGGGACTTGAGAAGCGCTACGGGGAGAAACGCGCGCTGGACGGCTTCGACCTGCACGTCGAACAGGGCACGGTGCACGGGCTCCTCGGACCCAACGGCGCGGGCAAGACCACCGCCGTGCGCATCCTCTCCACGCTCGTCCGGCTCGACGGCGGCCGCGCCGAGGTCGCGGGCGCCGACGTGGTGCGCGAGTCCGCGCTGGTCCGCGGCCGTATCGGCCTCACCGGTCAGTACGCGGCGGTCGACGAGATCCTCACCGGCCGGCAGAACCTGGAGATGTTCGGCCGCCTCTTCCACCTCGGCGCCCGGCGCGCGGCACGGCGCGCCCAGGAACTCCTGGAGCAGTTCCACTTGGAGGACGCGGCGGAGAAGGGCGCGGGTCAGTACAGCGGCGGCATGCGGCGCAGGCTCGACCTCGCCGCGTCGATGATCCTCGCGCCCGCCGTCCTCTTCCTCGACGAGCCGACCACCGGCCTCGACCCGCGCAGCCGCCTCGAAGTGTGGGACGCGGTCCGGGGGTTGGTGGCGGACGGGACGACCGTGCTGCTCACCACCCAGTACCTGGAGGAGGCCGACCGGCTCGCCTCCCGCATCACCGTCATCGACCGGGGCCGCGCCATCGCGGACGACACTCCCGACGGCCTGAAGAACACGGTGGGCGGCAGCCACCTCGACGTCGTCGTACGCGACCACGCCGACCTGCCCGCGGCCCTGCGGGCCGTCTCCCGCGTCTGCGACGGCGAACCGCTCGCCGTCGACGTGGAGCGCCGCGTGCAGGGCGCGGTGACGGACCGCGTCGCCGCCCTGACGGAGGTGGCGCGGACCCTGCGGGACGAGGGCGTCGCGGTCGAGGACATCGGCCTGCGCAGGCCCAGCCTCGACGACGTGTTCCTGCGGCTCACCGGCCAGACGTCCGCGACGACGACCGAGAAGACCAAGCAGGAGGTCGCGGCATGA
- a CDS encoding TetR/AcrR family transcriptional regulator, whose amino-acid sequence MTSTNGGDDRRTGSDITRSLELLWGEGGRPARGPKPGLTLDRIVTEAVRLADAEGLAAVSMRRLSTELGTGTMSLYRYVPGKGDLVDLMLDRVNTPPEEDEPFTGGWREGVEAFARETLVLYRRHPWLLHVNQARPVLGPGAVGGLDRVLSRIKPMGLTDPELVGVIVMTEGYVTGVARTQVHEMEAVTRSGLSEQDFWAAQAPTLERIMKSGRYPTLAGLTDDSFGPDFDHFEFGLQRLLDGLDALVARRRAEA is encoded by the coding sequence ATGACGAGCACGAACGGCGGCGACGACCGGCGCACCGGCAGCGACATCACCCGCAGCCTGGAGCTGCTCTGGGGCGAGGGCGGTCGCCCGGCCCGCGGCCCCAAGCCGGGCCTCACGCTGGACCGGATCGTCACCGAGGCGGTGCGGCTCGCGGACGCCGAGGGACTCGCGGCCGTCAGCATGCGGCGCCTGTCCACGGAGCTCGGCACCGGCACGATGTCCCTGTACCGGTACGTCCCCGGCAAGGGCGACCTCGTCGACCTGATGCTGGACCGCGTCAACACGCCGCCGGAGGAGGACGAGCCGTTCACCGGCGGGTGGCGCGAGGGCGTCGAGGCGTTCGCGCGCGAGACCCTCGTCCTCTACCGCCGCCACCCCTGGCTGCTCCACGTCAACCAGGCCCGCCCGGTCCTCGGCCCCGGCGCCGTCGGCGGCCTCGACCGCGTGCTGTCGCGCATCAAGCCGATGGGCCTGACCGACCCCGAGCTGGTCGGGGTGATCGTCATGACCGAGGGGTACGTCACCGGGGTCGCCCGCACCCAGGTGCACGAGATGGAAGCCGTGACCAGGAGCGGCCTGTCGGAGCAGGACTTCTGGGCGGCGCAGGCGCCGACCCTCGAACGCATCATGAAGAGCGGCCGCTACCCGACCCTCGCCGGCCTCACCGACGACTCGTTCGGCCCGGACTTCGACCACTTCGAGTTCGGCCTGCAGCGCCTCCTGGACGGCCTGGACGCCCTGGTGGCCCGGCGCCGCGCCGAGGCCTGA
- a CDS encoding GTP-binding protein, whose protein sequence is MDSATSERSATGTTRPGTTRTELTATADNGLKIVVVGGFGVGKTTLVRSVSEIRPLNTEETMTQAGRGIDETGGLEGLAGKTSTTVAFDFGRITLDAHNILYLFGAPGQERFWFLWDRLFSGTLGAVVLVDTRRLEDSWYAIDRLEHHGTPFIVARNDFGNGAHTAEQLREALDLDPGVPLVDCDARSRESSKNVLITLVEHLQSLYAAQRNALQETPQ, encoded by the coding sequence TTGGACTCCGCAACCTCTGAACGCAGCGCTACCGGCACCACTCGACCCGGCACCACTCGAACCGAGCTGACCGCGACCGCCGACAACGGTCTGAAGATCGTCGTGGTCGGCGGCTTCGGCGTCGGCAAGACGACGCTGGTCCGCTCCGTCAGCGAGATCCGTCCCCTCAACACCGAGGAGACGATGACGCAGGCCGGTCGGGGCATCGACGAGACGGGCGGCCTCGAAGGCCTCGCCGGCAAGACGTCCACGACCGTCGCCTTCGACTTCGGCCGCATCACGCTCGACGCGCACAACATCCTCTACCTGTTCGGCGCCCCCGGCCAGGAACGCTTCTGGTTCCTGTGGGACCGCCTCTTCTCCGGCACGCTCGGCGCGGTCGTCCTCGTCGACACCCGCCGCCTGGAGGACTCCTGGTACGCGATCGACCGCCTGGAGCACCACGGCACGCCGTTCATCGTGGCCCGCAACGACTTCGGCAACGGCGCGCACACCGCGGAGCAGCTGCGCGAGGCGCTCGACCTCGACCCGGGCGTGCCGCTCGTCGACTGCGACGCCCGCTCGCGCGAGTCCAGCAAGAACGTGCTGATCACGCTCGTCGAACACCTCCAGTCGCTGTACGCAGCCCAGCGCAACGCCCTTCAGGAGACCCCCCAGTGA
- a CDS encoding cytochrome P450, which produces MTCPVTGAGAGAAPVPLSGPRFATEPTQLYREMRRDHGPVAPVLLDGDIPAWLVLGYRELHQVTADPVLYSRDSELWNQWPNIPADWPLLPMIGHKQPSILYTVGERHTRRAAMIAHALEAVDPFELKAHAEQFADELIDRFCGKGTTDIVAEYAMLLPVRVLARIYGFSDEQGPGLVTAMNDMIDGRERALAGAQHLGESMARLIADKHVRPGADVASYMLETQAADGADGFTDEEIAQDLMVMMAAGHQPTADWIGNSLRLMLTDDRFAASLFGGRHSVAEAMNEVLWEDTPTQNVAGRWASRDTQLGGRRINSGDLLLLGLAAANADPQVRTDGSALTGGNSAHFSFGHGEHRCPFPAQEVAEVIARTGIEVILDRLPDLDLAVPADALSRRPSPWLRGLTDLPVSFTPTPTSAFGDPR; this is translated from the coding sequence GTGACCTGCCCCGTGACCGGCGCCGGTGCCGGCGCCGCGCCCGTACCGCTCTCCGGACCGCGGTTCGCCACCGAACCCACCCAGCTGTACCGGGAGATGCGCCGCGACCACGGCCCCGTCGCCCCTGTCCTGCTCGACGGCGACATACCGGCCTGGCTGGTCCTCGGCTACCGCGAACTGCACCAGGTCACCGCCGACCCGGTCCTCTACAGCCGCGACTCCGAGCTGTGGAACCAGTGGCCGAACATCCCCGCCGACTGGCCGCTGCTCCCGATGATCGGCCACAAGCAGCCGTCGATCCTCTACACCGTCGGCGAGCGGCACACCCGGCGGGCCGCGATGATCGCGCACGCACTCGAAGCGGTGGACCCCTTCGAACTCAAGGCACACGCCGAGCAGTTCGCCGACGAGCTCATCGACCGCTTCTGCGGCAAGGGCACCACGGACATCGTCGCCGAGTACGCGATGCTGCTCCCGGTCCGCGTCCTCGCCCGCATCTACGGCTTCTCCGACGAGCAGGGCCCCGGCCTCGTCACCGCCATGAACGACATGATCGACGGCCGCGAGCGGGCCCTGGCGGGCGCGCAGCACCTGGGCGAGTCGATGGCGCGGCTCATCGCCGACAAGCACGTGCGGCCGGGCGCGGACGTCGCCTCGTACATGCTGGAGACGCAGGCGGCCGACGGCGCCGACGGGTTCACGGATGAGGAGATCGCCCAGGACCTGATGGTGATGATGGCGGCGGGCCACCAGCCGACCGCCGACTGGATCGGCAACTCGCTGCGCCTGATGCTCACCGACGACCGGTTCGCCGCGTCCCTGTTCGGCGGCCGGCACAGCGTCGCGGAGGCCATGAACGAGGTCCTGTGGGAGGACACCCCGACGCAGAACGTCGCCGGGCGCTGGGCGTCGCGCGACACGCAGCTGGGCGGCCGCCGCATCAACTCCGGCGACCTGCTGCTCCTCGGCCTGGCCGCGGCCAACGCCGACCCGCAGGTCCGCACCGACGGCTCCGCGCTGACCGGCGGCAACAGCGCCCACTTCTCGTTCGGCCACGGAGAGCACCGCTGCCCCTTCCCGGCGCAGGAGGTCGCCGAGGTCATCGCGCGGACCGGCATCGAGGTCATCCTCGACCGGCTGCCCGACCTCGACCTCGCCGTACCGGCCGACGCCCTGAGCCGCCGCCCTTCGCCCTGGCTGCGCGGCCTGACCGATCTTCCGGTGAGCTTCACCCCGACCCCGACCTCAGCCTTTGGAGACCCCAGATGA
- a CDS encoding cytochrome P450 family protein: protein MTRIALDPFVTDLDGESARLRAAGPLAEAELPGGVPVWAVTHHAEARQLLTDKRLVKDIEVWGAWQRGEIPADWPLIGLANPGRSMLTVDGEEHRRMRTLVAQALTPRRVERMRDRIAELTATLLDKLPEGPDPVDLKAEFAYPLPMYVISDLMGIDEADHPRLKVLFDKFFSTQTPPEEVVATLGELAEMMGKVVAARRAEPGDDLTSALILASEDGDHLTDAEILSTLQLMVAAGHETTISLIVNAVVNLSAHPDQLALVLSGEVGWDAVIEETLRYATPTSHVLIRFAAEDVPVGDKVIAKGDALIVSYGAIGRDERAHGPTADSFDITRTSPTRHISFGHGPHVCPGAALSRLEAGVALPALYTRYPNLTLAVPREALRNKPVVTQNDLYDLPVQLGAKA, encoded by the coding sequence ATGACGCGTATCGCCCTGGATCCGTTCGTCACCGACCTCGACGGCGAGAGCGCACGGCTGCGCGCGGCGGGCCCGCTCGCCGAGGCGGAGCTGCCGGGCGGCGTACCGGTGTGGGCGGTCACGCACCACGCGGAGGCCCGGCAACTCCTCACCGACAAGCGCCTGGTGAAGGACATCGAGGTCTGGGGCGCGTGGCAGCGCGGCGAGATACCCGCCGACTGGCCACTGATCGGCCTCGCCAACCCCGGCCGCTCCATGCTGACGGTCGACGGCGAGGAGCACCGCAGGATGCGCACGCTGGTGGCGCAGGCGCTGACGCCGCGGCGCGTGGAGCGGATGCGCGACCGCATCGCGGAACTGACGGCGACGCTCCTCGACAAACTCCCCGAGGGCCCGGACCCCGTCGACCTGAAGGCGGAGTTCGCGTACCCCCTCCCCATGTACGTCATCAGTGACCTGATGGGCATCGACGAGGCGGACCACCCGCGCCTGAAGGTCCTCTTCGACAAGTTCTTCTCGACGCAGACGCCTCCGGAGGAGGTCGTGGCGACGCTCGGTGAGCTCGCCGAGATGATGGGCAAGGTCGTCGCGGCGCGCCGCGCGGAGCCCGGCGACGACCTCACCAGCGCGCTGATCCTGGCCTCCGAGGACGGCGACCACCTCACGGACGCGGAGATCCTCTCCACGCTCCAGCTGATGGTCGCGGCCGGCCACGAGACGACGATCTCCCTGATCGTCAACGCGGTGGTGAACCTCTCCGCCCACCCCGACCAACTCGCTCTGGTCCTCTCCGGCGAGGTCGGCTGGGACGCGGTCATCGAGGAGACCCTGCGCTACGCGACCCCCACCTCGCACGTCCTGATCCGCTTCGCCGCGGAGGACGTCCCCGTCGGGGACAAGGTGATCGCCAAGGGTGACGCGCTGATCGTCTCGTACGGCGCGATAGGCCGCGACGAGCGGGCCCACGGTCCCACGGCGGACTCGTTCGACATCACGCGCACGTCGCCGACCCGCCACATCTCGTTCGGCCACGGCCCGCACGTGTGCCCCGGCGCGGCGCTCTCCCGCCTGGAGGCGGGCGTGGCCCTCCCGGCCCTCTACACCCGCTACCCGAACCTGACCCTGGCGGTCCCGCGCGAGGCACTCCGCAACAAGCCGGTGGTGACCCAGAACGATTTGTACGACCTGCCGGTGCAACTGGGAGCAAAAGCTTGA
- a CDS encoding ABC transporter permease: MSVTLAPVQAAPHGRLFWALSDCWNVTRRYLTHFLRQPVTIAWQLGFPIISVLLYGFVFGEAMKVPGGGEDGDYKQFLMPGMFVMTMAFGFMNTAMGVVTDSTKGVIDRFRSMPMAPSAVASGRGLADLIVACAELTILALTALAIGWRSSAGTVDTLLAFGLLLFLRFSLIWVGVYLGLVVPTPEAAGGLYAVAFPLTMISSVFVAPSLMPDWLAPVAAWNPVSSTGTATRELFGNPGAGGTSWVEQHALLMAVVWPVVISLVFLPLAVRRFRSLSR, from the coding sequence ATGAGCGTCACCCTCGCACCGGTCCAGGCCGCCCCGCACGGGCGCCTCTTCTGGGCCCTGTCCGACTGCTGGAACGTCACCCGCCGCTACCTGACGCACTTCCTGCGCCAGCCCGTCACCATCGCCTGGCAGCTCGGCTTCCCCATCATCAGCGTGCTGCTGTACGGCTTCGTCTTCGGCGAGGCGATGAAGGTGCCCGGCGGCGGCGAGGACGGTGACTACAAACAGTTCCTGATGCCCGGCATGTTCGTGATGACCATGGCGTTCGGCTTCATGAACACCGCGATGGGCGTCGTCACCGACTCGACGAAGGGCGTCATCGACCGGTTCCGCTCGATGCCGATGGCCCCCTCGGCGGTCGCGTCGGGCCGCGGCCTCGCCGACCTCATCGTGGCCTGCGCCGAGCTGACCATCCTCGCGCTGACGGCACTCGCCATCGGCTGGCGCTCCAGCGCGGGCACCGTCGACACGCTGCTCGCCTTCGGCCTGCTGCTGTTCCTGCGCTTCAGCCTGATCTGGGTGGGCGTGTACCTGGGCCTGGTGGTTCCCACCCCGGAGGCGGCGGGCGGCCTCTACGCGGTGGCGTTCCCGCTCACGATGATCTCCAGCGTCTTCGTGGCGCCGTCCCTGATGCCGGACTGGCTGGCCCCGGTCGCCGCGTGGAACCCCGTCTCGTCGACGGGCACGGCCACGCGCGAACTCTTCGGCAACCCCGGCGCGGGCGGCACGAGCTGGGTCGAACAGCACGCGCTGCTGATGGCGGTGGTGTGGCCGGTGGTGATCTCGCTGGTGTTCCTGCCACTGGCGGTACGCAGGTTCAGGAGCCTGAGCCGCTGA
- a CDS encoding roadblock/LC7 domain-containing protein: protein MTNGTTGTTGTTDTTTGTTPAATPGTTTDAKLTWLLQGLLERTPGARHALVLSRDGLKLCRTPELSVDQADQLAAIAAGIQSLSHGASAEFGDGSGGVRSAMAEFYGGILFIVEAGEGAHLAVIAAEDADAGLVGHTMAELVEQLGEHLRAAPRADGGPHTLPAS, encoded by the coding sequence ATGACCAACGGCACCACCGGCACCACTGGCACCACCGACACCACCACTGGCACCACCCCCGCCGCCACCCCCGGCACCACCACCGACGCCAAGCTCACCTGGCTCCTGCAAGGCCTCCTGGAGCGCACCCCCGGCGCACGCCACGCCCTGGTGCTCTCCCGTGACGGCCTGAAGCTCTGCCGCACCCCCGAACTCTCCGTCGACCAGGCCGACCAGCTCGCCGCGATAGCCGCCGGCATCCAGTCCCTGTCGCACGGCGCCTCCGCCGAGTTCGGCGACGGCAGCGGCGGGGTCCGCTCGGCGATGGCCGAGTTCTACGGCGGCATCCTCTTCATCGTCGAGGCCGGCGAGGGCGCGCACCTCGCGGTCATCGCCGCCGAGGACGCCGACGCGGGACTCGTCGGCCACACCATGGCCGAGCTCGTGGAGCAGCTCGGCGAGCACCTGCGCGCCGCGCCCCGCGCCGACGGCGGCCCCCACACGCTGCCCGCCTCATGA